A window of Nicotiana tabacum cultivar K326 chromosome 24, ASM71507v2, whole genome shotgun sequence contains these coding sequences:
- the LOC107760707 gene encoding nonsense-mediated mRNA decay factor SMG7, with the protein MMAIPMDNSLDHSSREHVQRLFNKNADLENKRRKAAQARVSSDPNAWQQMRENYEAIILEDHAFSEQHEIEYALWQLHYRRIEELRARFNAALASNGSTTSQNGKGPPRSGTDSVTKIRTQLKTFLSEATGFYHDLMVKIRAKYGLPLGGFSDDPENQIPSFKDGKKPVELKKGLISCHRCLIYLGDLARYKGLYGEGESKVRDFAAASSYYLQASSLWPSSGNPHHQLAILASYSSDELVAIYRYFRSLAVENPFTTARDNLIIAFEKNRQCYSQLPRDAKALFIKAEPSRTTGKGRGKCETRKPLKDVKVEASLPKEKASSISEIFKTFRMGFVRLNGILFTRTSLETFEEVLSSVKTDLLELLSSGSDEKYNFGLDAADCRLAIVRLVAILIFTIHNVIRESDNQSYSEILQRSVLLQNAFTAAFEFMGHVVERCIQLNDPSSSFLLPGVLVFVEWLACHQDIALGNESEEKQARARSFFWKNCITFFNKLLSTGSKFVDEDEDETCFFNMSRYDEGESGNRLALPEDFELRGFVPLLPAQLILDFSRKHSFGGDSGSKEKKVRLQRMIAAGKALANVVRVVEEGIYFDTRGKKFVIGVEPQTSDDYQLNGSREVTKLIGIELESPDAGLLNVGDLQPKQQLYVECEEEDEVIVFKPSVMEKVNGISSNTMTLAVPVSVISAASVPSGASMASVDICSEMGLFSSALDGLSLQNAWSTNVRQPTSIAHTNAQYVQPIQTSASMWSVEQDAVMNGLVGGLNLMGNGLTTEAELLNHPEMVPPAAYSVPLPRSVNFSTANNIHFQVPEAAIPSTFSSLTSSVAGSGSMSMKSSSVISSGMKKNPVSRPVRHLGPPPGFGSAASKVDDSSSALTLRNENNPISRMDDYSWLNGYQLPSTHQSIGYNNSHNHSTQTYHSVSNSGSLVGVVSFPFPGKQVPPVHMQSDIQKANQQSVALPQQYRGQSLWQDRYLV; encoded by the exons ATGATGGCCATTCCAATGGATAACAGTTTAGATCATTCGTCGCGGGAACACGTTCAGCGCCTCTTCAATAAG AATGCGGATTTGGAGAATAAGCGTAGAAAAGCAGCACAAGCAAGAGTTTCTTCTGACCCGAATGCATGGCAACAAATGCGGGAAAACTATGAAGCTATCATCCTTGAGGATCATGCTTTTTCTGAACAACATGAAATAGAATATGCCTTGTGGCAGTTACATTATAGAAGAATTGAGGAACTCCGTGCACGCTTCAATGCTGCACTAGCTTCAAATGGATCAACCACTTCTCAGAATGGGAAAGGTCCACCTCGCAGTGGGACAGATAGCGTCACAAAGATTCGCACGCAGTTAAAAACTTTTCTCTCAGAAGCAACTGGATTTTATCATGATTTGATGGTGAAGATCAGGGCAAAGTATGGCCTGCCACTAGGAGGTTTCTCTGATGATCCAGAGAATCAGATTCCTTCTTTTAAAGATGGCAAAAAACCTGTGGAGTTGAAGAAAGGCTTGATATCCTGCCATCGGTGTTTGATTTATCTGGGTGATCTTGCTCGGTACAAAGGCTTATATGGTGAGGGTGAATCTAAAGTTCGCGACTTTGCAGCAGCATCAAGTTATTACCTGCAAGCTTCTTCACTTTGGCCTTCAAGTGGCAATCCTCATCATCAG CTTGCAATACTGGCTTCCTATTCCAGTGATGAGTTGGTGGCAATCTATCGGTACTTTCGTAGTCTTGCAGTAGAGAATCCTTTTACCACTGCAAGGGACAACTTAATCATTGCGTTCGAGAAG AATCGTCAGTGTTACTCCCAGCTGCCAAGGGATGCTAAGGCTTTGTTCATCAAGGCAGAACCTTCACGTACAACTGGAAAAGGACGAGGTAAATGTGAAACAAGGAAGCCTCTGAAAGATGTAAAGGTTGAAGCAAGTTTACCCAAGGAAAAAGCTTCAAGTATATCTGAAATCTTCAAAACCTTCAGGATGGGATTCGTTCGGTTGAATGGTATCCTCTTCACGCGCACTAG CTTGGAGACGTTTGAAGAAGTGCTGTCATCGGTTAAAACTGATCTGCTTGAGCTTCTCTCTTCTGGGTCTGATGAGAAGTATAATTTTGGTTTAGATGCTGCAGACTGCAGACTGGCAATTGTCAGGCTCGTCGCCATCTTAATATTCACCATCCATAATGTGATAAGGGAAAGTGATAATCAATCATATTCTGAGATTCTACAGAGATCAGTTCTTCTACAAAATGCATTTACTGCTGCTTTTGAGTTCATGGGTCATGTGGTTGAGAGATGTATCCAATTAAATGATCCCTCATCTAGCTTCTTATTGCCTGGTGTTTTGGTTTTCGTAGAATGGTTGGCGTGCCATCAAGATATTGCACTTGGTAATGAATCAGAGGAAAAACAAGCAAGGGCTAGATCTTTTTTCTGGAAGAACTGCATCACTTTCTTTAATAAGCTCTTGTCGACTGGGTCTAAGTTTGtcgatgaagatgaagatgaaacaTGTTTTTTCAATATGAGCAGGTATGATGAAGGTGAGAGTGGTAATCGTCTTGCGTTGCCGGAAGACTTTGAACTTAGAGGATTTGTTCCTCTTCTTCCAGCTCAGCTTATCCTGGACTTCTCAAGGAAACATTCTTTTGGTGGTGATAGTGGAAGTAAAGAGAAGAAGGTACGTCTTCAGAGGATGATAGCAGCTGGAAAGGCTCTTGCTAATGTGGTCCGGGTCGTAGAAGAGGGAATATATTTTGACACCAGGGGAAAGAAATTTGTCATTGGCGTTGAGCCCCAAACTTCTGATGATTATCAACTTAATGGCTCCAGGGAAGTTACTaaattaattggtattgaactggAAAGTCCAGATGCTGGACTGTTGAATGTCGGAGATCTGCAGCCAAAGCAGCAATTGTATGTGGAATGTGAGGAAGAAGACGAAGTTATCGTTTTTAAGCCGTCAGTGATGGAAAAAGTGAATGGCATCTCTTCAAATACAATGACCTTAGCGGTTCCTGTATCTGTTATTAGCGCTGCCAGTGTTCCTTCTGGTGCTAGCATGGCTTCTGTTGATATCTGTAGTGAGATGGGGCTATTTTCATCTGCACTTGATGGATTGAGCTTGCAGAATGCTTGGAGTACAAATGTAAGGCAGCCAACAAGCATTGCTCATACCAATGCCCAATATGTGCAGCCAATCCAAACAAGTGCTTCCATGTGGTCTGTAGAGCAAGATGCTGTTATGAATGGATTGGTGGGGGGCCTTAACTTGATGGGAAATGGGCTAACCACAGAAGCTGAGTTGCTAAATCATCCAGAAATGGTTCCACCTGCAGCATATTCAGTCCCTTTACCCCGGTCTGTGAATTTTAGCACTGCAAATAATATTCATTTCCAGGTTCCAGAGGCTGCTATACCATCTACCTTCAGTTCACTTACATCCTCAGTAGCTGGTTCCGGTAGCATGTCAATGAAATCTTCATCAGTTATCTCGTCAGGAATGAAGAAAAATCCAGTGAGCCGACCTGTTAGGCATCTGGGTCCACCTCCAGGGTTTGGTTCTGCTGCTTCGAAAGTAGATGACTCTTCATCTGCCTTGACCTTAAGGAATGAAAACAATCCCATCTCTCGTATGGATGATTATAGCTGGTTGAACGGATATCAGTTACCTTCAACACATCAGAGCATTGGTTACAATAACTCTCACAATCATTCAACACAAACATACCACTCTGTGAGCAACAGTGGTAGCTTAGTCGGGGTGGTTAGCTTCCCTTTCCCTGGGAAACAGGTGCCCCCTGTGCACATGCAGTCAGATATTCAGAAAGCAAATCAACAATCTGTTGCACTGCCTCAGCAGTATCGAGGACAGTCCCTGTGGCAGGATCGTTACCTTGTGTGA